DNA from Rosa rugosa chromosome 6, drRosRugo1.1, whole genome shotgun sequence:
acaaggctcgcctagcttgtggcgcaaggtttctcataacaccctggaattgactatgaggagacatactctcccgtaatggacgttataacgttccactacttagttagcttgatAGTTTCCGAatgactggaaatgcagctcatggatgtggttacttcatatttctatggggatcttgattcagagatatatatgaaagtgcctgatggccttgcATTACctaagtcaagtgactctaaatcACAGAGTGcatttgcaattaggttgaaacgctcactttacggattgaaacaatccgggcggatgtggcatacccgtctaagtgactacttgattgcgaagggatataagaacgatgaattatgcccctgcatattcataaagaaaacaagttccggattttcAATTGTAgttgtatatgtcgatgatatgaacataatgggtactcttgatgaaataagagaaaccgcgagctactcgaaatccaaatttgagatgaaggatcttgggaaaactcgattctgtctgggccttgaactagaacactgagtttgtggaatactaatccaccagtctgcgtatgtccgaaagatgcttaggcgatttaacatggacaaagcgtaccttgctagcactcccatgatcggttgaagtttggatgcaaagaaagatcaatttcgtccaaaggaagatgacgaagaggtgttgagAGCTGAAATttcctatttaagtgcaataagcgcattattgtacttaacccaatgcactcgaccagacattgcgttctcagtgaacttgttagctagatttagctcagttCCAACGCAACGTCACTGGAACGGTATCAAGAAAATtgttcgatacctaaaaggaaccattgacttgggactgttctttccctacagagagacaagtgttagcattgaagccaccctcaagtgcaagaggtacaagttatagaataggggattaagtaaggatgtcgaacccacgagaattggtaaatcctttcctagctagggaaaatctaaggaaaaactagaagaatatgcaaatgtacaatcacaaacaaaggctcacaagtgaaccaaaattcatggtgagtatgtgcaagatggtgtgtagatatttgattttgattttgagattggtttgtattcaaattgaaacaatgaaagcaagtaatataaactaagctaaactaaacaagttgttatcaaatggatgggagttagggcatcgggtttcaccttttgcctcccttgcaagcattaaagcaattgaatatgaatgatgcaaagctaattgtccaactaccctcttagcatccagataggactactaaggcttaaactcctttcattttattaactctaaccggataagtctagaactaactacctagagacaaattcaattaccagataggtctcaatcctttgcccctaaatgcataaagcttagagtttaggtaaccaagtaagcaaaccaatcctatctctaggtgattttagctcactaccctcacatgcacacatggtgtgaatgctccctttttgcctaaaggtactcaatctctaggaaaaacttcatgtcatggcaaacacataactcaaattgattaggtctaagtaatgcattcaactattgacttagcatgtgagaatgacaacatgaatttgcatcaatttataaacaaaagcatcaatacaagcaagtttggctagggctttcaaccctagccctaactaattcactactcacacatagctagatacacaagcttcaacattctattaaacatcaaatacataaagagatagggagtaaagggtgactattgatgatgccggaagaggtggtggagatgggtctccaagaacatgatgtggtggtagtcacctcattctccttgctccaagctcttgatattggtaagaatagcgaaatttggaatctctaaggtgagttgtggtgttgagtggtggaggaaatggagagggtagtggtggaaatggtggttttagtggtggagatggtggttttagtggtggaaatggtggtgtcttctctagagaaaaaaatggatcttggataggatgaagatgattgaatggagtcaagaatgctgaagaattagtctttggcctctctttgatcagctTGTATGTCCTCCTTggtcccaaagtgtgcaagagatgctcttacaccattgtctcccaaatggtcccaaattggcaaggtgacaaaaggacaaggtgtagggagatatttaaatttcaagtgatgggagattctcacaaccatggtcctcctttgctggagaaaGGACCCTCTATGAGTGGCGGCTCGCTGGAAAAGTCGCCAAAAAAATCACCGGAAAAGTCGATttgtaattttcttccaatctccgtgtcttcttccCTTAGCTTCAAATCTTCGCATTTCAATCCTCAAATAatcattttattctcaatgcaaggtttcctacaaataaaaggaaatggattaaaaagggtaaaattgcatggaagacaaatcgattttcataattatggggcacaattgcataagtaatttgtgactcaacaccCATATGTCATGTATAGTTCTTAAAATTTTTCCTTACCAGATCAATCTTTATCCCACAATTTTATTGTTTCAAAGCAACATGTCATTCCGTCCTCAGCACTTTTTAACTATGGACCCCAAAAACATAAACCATGATAGAATCGATCAGTAACATGTCACACCAACAAATCAAAATTTGTTGGATGTGACAAGCAAGCATCCGTAACTAGATCGACTAATTTCATTTTAAAATTTCGAAAACCCGACGATATATTTTTTGAGGATTTAAATTGCTACGAGAACAAACAGTAAAGGATAAATGGTAATTTTCTTGATAGTTTGGTGTGGAAGTAAAGTCAAAAACTGGATTTCAATTTATTGTTCTTGATGGCTATTGGCTAGTCAGTAGCCTACAAATTCCTTACACCGCCATTTGCTTCCTGCCCCTTCCATATTGCCATTCTTCAGGGTCACACCCCACTCTAGTTGGCTAGCCACATTGGCCTTATTTTCTTGCTCAACTACTTCCCagagtatgtgtgtgtgtgtaacttatctctgctaaggaggtccttagatattaatatctaaAGATTTTCTTgatagacccacttttcgatcgcatatccacatctcgaccgttcagtttttaagtcctaatgtatagatcacttatgcaaattttcagccaaattgatgatcattaaggtaccgaactagattaaatcaacgAACAAACCGAATCTCTCCAActtgaaccgttcgtgttcataattgtaaatcgcagttttgaataccttaatgattatcaatttggtggaaaaaattgcaaaaataatatactcatatatacctaaaaactgaatggtcgggATCtagatatgcgatcgaaaaatGGGCATATCTAAGGATCTTCTTAGCAGAGAAGGactatatgtgtatatatatatatatatatatatatatatatatatatatatatatatatatatatatatatatatatatgggattAAACGAATTTTAATAGCTGCTGTTCAATTTGTCTTGTTATTCCTTCCTTGCCTTAGAAATGCATTGCAAAGTTGCAGCCCTCTCACGAATCAAATTGCTTCAGATTTATGAGAATCAATAACCAAAAACCACATCTGCGTTATTTTAACACGTTACGAAATTCTCCATCCTTCTCTTGGAGAAGCATATTACAAGGAAGACCAATTCTGCAGGCCAGTGTACATTGGCATGCACATCAACATGTGGAAGGATCGATGGGTTCCTGACTGTCAACAGTTCATGATACAAAGGCCAAATAATTGTCCTTTTGAACAAGTCTCTGACCTTATTGATCACCGTTCTCGGCAATGGAACCCAACATTGGTCAAcatgcttttcttttctgaagTAGCACAAAAGATTTTGTGCATTCCACTTGGCCAAAGGTACTTAAATGACAGACTATGTTGGAGCCCAGAACGCAATGGAATGTATTCGGTAAAATCAGCCTATTGGATTGCTCGATCAAAGGTTCTTGAGAATGCTTTAACCTCTTCTTCACGGGGAAACCCATACGTACAAAGTCTTATGGCAGAGCCTATGGCAAGCTAAAGTGCCGGACAAAGTGCAAATATGTGTGTGGCGTGCATGCCAAGATTTGCTCCCCACCAGGGCTAGGTTACAAACTAAAGGCTATGATGGTGATCTACGGTGCCTTCTCTGTAACCACCAATTTGAAGATAATgcacatgtgttatgcaaatgtCTGTTGGCTACTGCTGTCCTATCATCGCCCCCTTTCAGCCTTGGCAATAGTCTACTGCCGAATCTCAATTTCAGAGAATGGATGCTTGAAAGAGCTTTGTCTTTGAACAAAGGAACTTTTGAACAGTTGATGATGGTTCTCTGGGCAATGTGGACGAATAGAAACAGTCGTCTGGGTAGAACAAGGGACAAAATGCAGCTAGCATAATTTGCAGCTCTCTTGCTTGGCTTGAGGAATTTCATAAAGCTAGAAATGTGGATCGCCGACCAAAGCAACAAAGGAAAATGAAGTGGAAGCTTGCGGAAAATGGCCAGTGGAAATTGAACGTTGATGGCAGCTATTTGCCCAACTGTGTCAAAAGTGGTGTAGGTGGCATCCTTCGTGATAACACAGGACAATTCAAAGCTGGCTTTGCTATACCTGTATTAAACATGGCTTCCCCGAAGCAAGTCGAGCTGCAGGCTATCAAACAAGGATTACAACTGCTTCAAACTCTTCAAGTTGGCAACACAATTGTCGAGACTGACTATCTCCAGGCTACCTGGGATATTGCAAACCTGAATCATGAAGCTATTGCTAATGGGGCTCTTATTGACGACATCAAGGTTGCTGTAGATGCTTTACATAATGTCTCTATTAGTTATGGGTCAAGGACAGGCAACGCAGTGGCCCATCGATTGGCTGGAATCGTGTATGAAGCCAACACCAGTATGTTCTGGTTTGACCAAGTCCTAGAATGTATTCTCGATGTATTAAACTATGATGTAATTGTGAGCCCCCGGAAAAGTTTATCAAGCTTAAGTGAAGtagttcgataatttacttatcgatcTCGATAAACGTTAAagtactcgagaatattttttttcttttcataaagtgaaatcctcaatttaggagttggataataaagtacacgtcacgacgagttcgtcaaaattttcagagaaGTTTTCAGATACTCGAGCTATTTATCTTGACTTTCCGAAGTTTTAGGATTttggaaattaattaaagaaatggAAAATAAGTGGAGCAATCCTAGCCTCCCATTTCCCCCACTGCTTGATCCTAGCCGTCCATTATTAATTGGACAAGTCTATATAAGGCTGTGAACAGTGGGAAGAACCAGAAGAatcgagagagagggagagctcGGTGCTCTCTGACCCGAGACGCAGCACGACCCGAGAGAGAGACTCGACCGGAACTTCCATGTCCGGCCACCCCATGACGGCACGCGGGCACCCACGTCTTCATCTTTGCGTCGCCTACCTCCCTACATCCTCAGATCGTCCATGCATCGACGGTGAACGGAGAGGCAACGATTGGAAGCTCCGAGACTTCTCCGGTGAGCTCTGCAATTCCTGGCGGTTTCGACCACCGTTTAGACTACCTGTGGTATGGAATCTCCTCCCCTCGTCTTCCTTTACATGTCTGCGTAATTAGTTTTCAGTTTGGATTGGGTTTTGATGGTTTGCGTTTCTGGGTAGCTACGGCTCTACCGTGTTCATCGTTACAGGCAACCTTTCCGGCTCTTCTTGGCTTCGTCCAGGCTTCATTTCATCTGTAGAAGAAGACTAATCAAGAATTGTTGGGTTGCATTTCATCGAAACCATCAGCTCCTCACTAGTCGAGTTCCGACAGTGAGTTTGGCTCGG
Protein-coding regions in this window:
- the LOC133716785 gene encoding uncharacterized protein LOC133716785 → MKWKLAENGQWKLNVDGSYLPNCVKSGVGGILRDNTGQFKAGFAIPVLNMASPKQVELQAIKQGLQLLQTLQVGNTIVETDYLQATWDIANLNHEAIANGALIDDIKVAVDALHNVSISYGSRTGNAVAHRLAGIVYEANTSMFWFDQVLECILDVLNYDVIVSPRKSLSSLSEVVR